Below is a window of Lacibacter sp. H407 DNA.
TGCTGATCAACCTGAAAGTCCGGTTGCATTTTTACCGGAAGAAAACGAACCGGCATTATGTCCAAAGATAGCAAAGCTTACAAATGATCTGTTAGAATTTGCTGAAGATGTAAAAGATATTTTGATAACTGATGAAAACGGTCAACCGCTTTTGCAAGGTGATACCGACCGACGTTTTTTTGAAGCAAGCTGGATACACAAATACAACGGCAAATATTATTTCTCCTATTCAACCGGCGATACACATTATCTCTGTTATGCCATTGGCGATAATCCTTATGGCCCATTTAAATATGCCGGCAGAATTTTAGAACCTGTTGTTGGATGGACATCACATCATTCGATCTGTGCAATCGAAAACAAATGGTATTTGTTTTATCACGACAGCAGTTTAAGTAAAGGTGTTACGCATTTACGCAGTGTGAAAGTAACCGAGCTTATTCATGATGAAAATGGTTTCATCAAAACAATTAAGCCTTACAACGATTAAATAATAAAATCAGATGAAGAAATTTCTCTTAACCCTCTCTTTTGCAATTGTAATGTTTTTTACAAACGCACAAACCTTTAATAATCCCATACTCGCAGGGTTCTATCCTGATCCAAGTATTTGCAGAGTGGGAAATGATTATTATGTAACTACTTCTACGTTCGCTTATTTTCCCGGTCTGCCGATTTTTCACAGTACTGATTTGGTGAACTGGAAACAGATCGGCAACGCCATGGATCGTGAAGAGCAATTGGATCAAACCAATGCAGGTGTATCAAGAGGTTTGTTTGCTCCAACCATTCGCTACCATAAAGGAACGTTTTACATTCTTTGTACATTGATCGATAAGAAAGGAAATTTCATCATCACAGCAAAAGATCCCAAAGGCCCATGGAGCAATCCCATCTGGTTACCGCAGGTACGTGGCATTGATCCATCGATTGATTTTGTTGATGACAAAGCCTATGTTGTTTACAATAATGATGCACCAGATAACAAGCCATTGTACAATGGTCACCGCACTATCCGCATGTATGAATTTGATATTGATGCAATGAAAGTAGTAGGTGAAGAAATTTTATTGGTGAATGGCGGAACCGATCTTTCAAAAAAACCAATCTGGATTGAAGCGCCGCATATTTTCAAAAAAGATGATTGGTATTATTTGATTTGTGCTGAAGGGGGAACAGGATACAATCATACAGAAGTTGTGTTCAGAAGCAAATCTGTAAAAGGGCCGTATGTTTCATATGAGAAGAATCCGATTCTTACACAAAAGCATTTGGATAAAAAACGACCTAATCCTATCACAACTACAGGTCATGCTGATTTTGTAGAAACACCCGATGGAAAATGGTATGCTGTTTTTCTTGCCTGTCGTCCTTACAATGATGATTTTTATACAACCGGTCGTGAAACATTTTTGCTGCCTGTTGAATGGAAAGATGGCTGGCCGCATATACTCGAAGGAGAAGCAACAGTACCCTACACATTACCTGTTCCGATGCCTGCCATTACTAAAAAAGTAAATAATCCTTTTGGCGGTAACGTTACGTTCAGAGATGACTTCAAGAACGATCAATTTGATTTCCGTTATCTCTTCCTTAGAAATCCTGAAAAAGATGTGTACAGTTTAACAGCAAAAAAAGGATCGCTGCAATTAGCATTACGTCCGCAAACTGCTACTGAACGGAAAAGCCCTTCTTTTCTTGGCTACCGTCAGAATAATCTGAAAGGATATGCTTCTACCTGCATCAATTTCACAGCAGCATCAGAAAAAGAAAAAGCAGGCATGCTGATTTTTCAGAGCGAGAACTTCTATTACTTCCTCTGCAAATCTGTTGAAAACGGAGAGCCCGTTGTTCAGTTATTCAAATCTCCGGCAAGAGGTAAAACAGAAGCTGAACTGCTGGCATCGCAAAAATTAAATTCATCAAAAGAACTGTTTTTAAAAATTGAAGCAAGAGCAGATACCTATGCTTTCTTTTTTGGAGAAAAGAAAAACCAATGGAAACTTTTGAAAGAAGGAGTTGATGGTTCGTTCCTTACAACAAAAGTTGCAGGTGGATTTGTAGGGAGTCTGTTTGCATTATACGGCACGTCCAACGGTGCACCTACATCATCAGTGGCTTTGTACGATTGGTTTGAGTATAAAGGAGACGATGACGCTTTTAAAAAATAAGCAGTTACATTATTAAAGATGTAATTGGCTGTTATATTTTGTTCAATTAAACCAGGATCAAATCATATTACAATGAAATCATTTCTTGCCATTCTTACAACTGTTGTTTGCTTAACAGCAACAGCGCAGGATTACAAATCGTTCCCGATGTGGAATACAAAACTTTCCATTGAACAACGGGTGAATGATGTAGTGAGCCGTTTAACACTGGAAGAAAAAGTTGCGCAGATGCTCAATGCAACACCTGCGATTCCAAGACTCGGCATCCCTGCTTATGATTGGTGGAATGAAGTATTGCATGGTGTGGCAAGAACGCCTTTCAAGACAACTGTATTTCCACAGGCGATTGGTATGGCAGCAACATGGGATACAAATTCATTGTACCGCATGGCCGATTATTCTGCATTGGAAGGAAGAGCCATTTACAGCAAAGCAGTTGAACAGGGACGTACTGCTGAACGTTATCTCGGTCTCACCTACTGGACGCCCAACATCAACATCTTTCGTGATCCACGCTGGGGTCGTGGACAGGAAACATATGGCGAAGATCCGTTCCTAACGGCAATGCTTGGTCGCTCTTTTGTACGTGGCTTACAAGGCGAAGACCCGAAGTATTTAAAAGCAGCGGCTTGTGCAAAACATTATGCTGTTCATAGCGGACCTGAACCATCCCGTCACTCCGATAATTTTAATCCTACTGCTTATGATTTGTGGGATACTTATCTGCCTGCATTCAAAGAATTGATTGTTGATGCAAATGTGGCGGGTGTAATGTGTGCTTACAATGCGGTTGATAAACAACCTTGCTGCGGTAATGATCAACTGATGAATGATATTCTCCGCAAACAATGGAAGTTCAATGGTTATGTAACCAGCGATTGCTGGGCCGTAGATGATTTTTATAAATATCACAAAACGCATAAGGATGCAACAACATCAGCTGTGGATGCAGTGATCCATGGAACAGATTTGGAGTGCGGTGTTACAGTGTATAAAACATTGGTAGATGCCGTAAAAACCGGAATGATCACAGAAGCACAACTGGATATTTCACTGAAGCGTTTGTTTACGATACGTTACCGTTTGGGCATGTTCGATCCGGTATCAATGGTGAAGTATGCACAAACTCCCTCTTCTGTGTTGGAGAGTGCACCGCATCAGGCACATGCATTAAAAATGGCACAACAATCGATCGTGCTGTTGAAGAATGAAAAAAATACATTGCCACTCAGCAAAAAAATTAAGAAGATCGTGGTGCTGGGTCCGAATGCTGATAACAGCATTGCTGTTCTTGGCAACTATAATGGTACACCCTCAGAAATTATAACGATACTGAAAGGAATTCAAAACAAGGTTGGCAATACAGTCGAAGTGGTTTATGAAAAGGCTATCAATTTTACCAACGATACATCTTTGGTGTATGCTGATGTAAGTAATCAGTATTTGTATGAAGGCAAAAAAGGATTTAAAGCAGAGTATTATTCAAATAAAGAATTGCAGGGAGAACCTGCTGTTGTACAAACTGAAGCAGGCGTTGATCATTTCTGGCAAGAAGGTCAGCAGGTATTGGGAAACATCCGTGCAAATAATTTTTCTGCTCGTTATACAACCAACTTCACTGCGGCAGCTGATGGATCTATTCTGTTTGAAGTGGAAGCAGATGATGGTTATAAACTTTCCGTTGATGATAAAGAAGTATTGAATGCATGGACAAGAAACCGCTGGGGTGCAAGAACCTATAAACTAAATACAGTAAAAGGGAAAACCTACAAACTGGTTCTTGAATATTGGCAGGGTGAAGGAAAAGCCAATGTAAAATTAAAAGCAGGCAACTTGCAACAATTGAATTATGCTGACCTACTCAAAAAAGTGAGTGATGCTGATGCAATTGTTTATGCAGGTGGTATCTCTCCACAATTGGAAGGTGAAGAAATGCGTGTGGATTATCCGGGCTTTAATGGCGGCGATCGTACAACTATTGCGTTACCAACTGTGCAAACTGAATTGATGAAAAAGCTACATGCAACGGGGAAGCCTGTTGTGTTTGTAATGCTCACAGGTAGTGCCATTGCTACTCCATGGGAAAGTGAAAATATTCCTGCTATTGTGAACGCATGGTACGGTGGACAAAGTGCAGGTACTGCTGTTGCAGATGTTTTGTTTGGTGATTATAATCCAGCCGGTCGTTTACCTGTTACATTTTACAAGAGTGATAATGATCTTCCAGGTTTCCTTGACTATTCAATGGAAGGAAGAACCTATCGTTATTTCAAAGGCGAAGCATTGTATCCGTTTGGTCATGGTTTGAGTTATTCAATGTTTAACTACAGTGGTTTACAGTTACCAAAAACAATTGCAGCAAATAAACCTGTTACTGTTACAGTAACCGTGAAAAATACAGGAAAGCGGGATGGAGATGAAGTGGTACAGTTGTATGTATCACACCAACAAACAAAAAGCAAAGCACCAATTCGTGCATTGAAAGGATTTAAACGCATTGCCTTAAAAGCAGGTGAAAGTAAAACCATCAGTTTTAAACTTACTCCTGAAGAATTAGCATTGGTGAATGAAACAACTGGTAAGTATTATCAACCTAAAGGAAAAGTACAGATCAGTGTCGGTGGCGGGCAACCGGGTGTGAAAAACAAAACAACAAGCAATGTAGTAAGCTCACAGCTTCTTATTCAATAACATTAAACATCAGTCATTATGAGCAGCAATAAATCAGGCAGAAGAAAATTTTTGCAAGACGCAACAAAAGCTTCCGGCTTAATGCTGTTTGCGCCAATGGCCGGCAAGTTTAAATCGATCCAATCGACAGAAAAGAAAAAGGAACTTGTTATTCCACCGGGCAAAATAAAATTCGCCGTTATCAGTATCAATCATCCCCATATTTATGGAATGACGGATGCAATTAAAAGAGGTGGTGGAGAATTAGTGGCGGTCTATGCAAAGGAAGCTGATTTATTGGCTGCATTTTCTAAAGCATATCCTGAAGCGAAATTGGCAAAAAATGAAAACGAAATTTTAGAAGACCCTTCCATTCATTTGGTTTTAAGTTCAGGCATTCCGGATGAAAGAGCTCCGCTTGGTATTCGTGTGATGAAGCACGGGAAAGATTATTTAACCGATAAACCCGGAATTATTACTTTACAACAATTGGCTGAAGTAAAGAAAGTACAAAAGGAAACAAAACGGATTTACTCCATCATGTATAGTGAAAGGCTGGAGAACAAAGGCACAGAAAAAGCCAGTCAATTGGTAAAAGCCGGTGCAATCGGTAAGATTATACAAACAATAAATTTAGCGCCACATCGCATCAGCAACAAGTTTGGCACTTCGGGCTTAGCCGTAAGACCAGATTGGTTCTGGGATAAAAAACGCTATGGTGGAATATTAACTGATATTGGCTCTCACCAATTTGATCAGTACTTACATTTTACAAATACAACAGAAGCAACTGTACTGATGTCGCAGGTAGGCAATGTACATTTTCCCGAAGCTCCATTGTTTGAAGATTTTGGAGATGTGATGTTGAGTGGAAATGGTGGCGTGGGTTATATAAGGGTAGATTGGTTTACACCTAACGGTCTCGATAGCTGGGGCGATGGAAGATTAACCATTTTAGGTACCGACGGATATATTGAGGTAAGAAAGAACATCGACATTCTTTCCGGTAATAAAGGCGGCAATCAATTATACTTGGTCAATCAAAAAGAAACAATTCACATGGATTGCAACAATGAAGCACTTCCATTCGGGCCATTATTTGTTGATGATGTAGTGAACCGGACTGAAACCGCCATGAGCCAGGCGCATTGTTTTTTGGCAACAGAGCTTGCCTTAATTGCACAGAAAAAAGCAAAGGTGATGAATTTGAAAAAATAATTTTCTGCAAATGCCATGAAATGGTCAACTAAAAATATTGCCATGCAAAATGAAAAAAGAAAAGGTATTGGAAGAAGAAAATTTCTAAAAGATACCATTAAAACAGCAGCAGGCACTGCCATTGCCTTGCATTTACCATCCATTGTGCCAGCAAGCGTATTTGGAAAAAATGCACCAAGCAATCGTATTAATGTTGCAGCTATTGGTACAGGAAGAATCTCCCGTGGTCATGATATGCCGGGAGTTTGGAAACATGATTACGCACAGATCATGGCTGTTTGTGATCTCGATCTAAAGAGAGCAACAGAAGGTAAGAAATTAGTGAATGACTATTATACAAAGAGAGACAACAAACCATACGATGGTGTAAAGCTTTATACCGATTTCCGGGAGCTACTGCTTAATAAAGATATTGATGCCGTATTGATCAGCACACCAGATCATACACATGCAATGATTGGTGCTGCAGCGGCACGTGCAGGAAAACATATCTACATGCAAAAGCCTGCATCGTTAACTATTGCAGAAGGAAGGATTATCAGCAATGTTGTACAGAAAAGTGGTGTGAAGTTTCAAATAGGAAGTCAGCAGCGAAGCAGTGATCAATTTCGTTATGCAGCAGAGCTTGTTCGCAATGGACGCATTGGTGAATTGAAGACAGTGTATGTTGGTTTACCCGGCGATCCTCCCGGTGGTAAGAAAGATGAAATGCCGCTTCCTGCAAATTTCAATTACGATATGTGGCTTGCATCAACACCTGATGTGTATTATACAGAAGACAGAGTTCATCCACAAAATGGTTATGGCCGCCCCGGTTGGTTGCGTTGCGAACAATTTGGTGCAGGTATGATCACAGGTTGGGGAGCACATCATATTGACAGTGCACATTGGGGCATGGGTATGGAAGCAAGCGGCCCAACAGAAATCTGGACACAACATGTTGAATTTGCAAAAGATGGTTTATGGGATGTGCATGGTATTTTTAAAACGGGTGCGAAATATGCAAGCGGTGTAACAATGATGGTGAGTAATGAGTTTCCGAATGGGATAAAATTTGAAGGAACGAAAGGATGGATCTTTGTTTCGAGAGGCGATTACCAGGCAACATCCAGCGACCCCAATGCAGGAACTGTGCAGGCCAAGAAGATTGATGCAAGCGATCCTAAACTACTCACATCTGTAATTGGCGAAAACGAATTTCATTTTACCGTAAGTAACGATCATCATGGTAATTGGCTGGAAGCCATTCGTGATAATAAAAAAACGATCGCACCTGTTGAAGAAGCACATCGTGCATGCTCCGCTTGTTTGTTGCACCACATCTCCATGAAGCTGAAACGGAAATTGTATTGGGATCCTGCAAAAGAACAATTCAAAAATGATGCGGAAGCAAACGGCATGTTATCCCGACCGCAACGGAAAGGATATGAAGTGATATAGTCTCCAAATGAAAAGTGTCGAATCAAAAAATAAACAATCCATCATGAAACAGCTGGTCATTGCCTGTGTTTTCGTTTTAGCCGTTGTAAATACTTACAAACTAAACGCACAAGTAAAGTTGCCGCAGATCGTAAGGGACAGTATGATTCTGCAAAGAGATATTCCGGTAAACATCTGGGGATGGAGTGCAGTGAATGAAAAAGTAAGTGTAAAGTTTAATGGGAAAACATACAAGACAAAAGGTAATGCCGAAGGCAAGTGGCTCATCAAACTACCCGCAACAAAAGCAGGTGGACCTTATACTATCGACATAACTGCAAGCAACAAGATCAGCCTCAAAGAAATTTTATTTGGCGATGTTTGGTTTTGCAGCGGTCAATCAAATATGGTGCATCAACTCAACATTCATGATGTAACCTATGCAAAAGAAATAGCCGAAGCAAA
It encodes the following:
- a CDS encoding glycoside hydrolase family 3 C-terminal domain-containing protein; translation: MKSFLAILTTVVCLTATAQDYKSFPMWNTKLSIEQRVNDVVSRLTLEEKVAQMLNATPAIPRLGIPAYDWWNEVLHGVARTPFKTTVFPQAIGMAATWDTNSLYRMADYSALEGRAIYSKAVEQGRTAERYLGLTYWTPNINIFRDPRWGRGQETYGEDPFLTAMLGRSFVRGLQGEDPKYLKAAACAKHYAVHSGPEPSRHSDNFNPTAYDLWDTYLPAFKELIVDANVAGVMCAYNAVDKQPCCGNDQLMNDILRKQWKFNGYVTSDCWAVDDFYKYHKTHKDATTSAVDAVIHGTDLECGVTVYKTLVDAVKTGMITEAQLDISLKRLFTIRYRLGMFDPVSMVKYAQTPSSVLESAPHQAHALKMAQQSIVLLKNEKNTLPLSKKIKKIVVLGPNADNSIAVLGNYNGTPSEIITILKGIQNKVGNTVEVVYEKAINFTNDTSLVYADVSNQYLYEGKKGFKAEYYSNKELQGEPAVVQTEAGVDHFWQEGQQVLGNIRANNFSARYTTNFTAAADGSILFEVEADDGYKLSVDDKEVLNAWTRNRWGARTYKLNTVKGKTYKLVLEYWQGEGKANVKLKAGNLQQLNYADLLKKVSDADAIVYAGGISPQLEGEEMRVDYPGFNGGDRTTIALPTVQTELMKKLHATGKPVVFVMLTGSAIATPWESENIPAIVNAWYGGQSAGTAVADVLFGDYNPAGRLPVTFYKSDNDLPGFLDYSMEGRTYRYFKGEALYPFGHGLSYSMFNYSGLQLPKTIAANKPVTVTVTVKNTGKRDGDEVVQLYVSHQQTKSKAPIRALKGFKRIALKAGESKTISFKLTPEELALVNETTGKYYQPKGKVQISVGGGQPGVKNKTTSNVVSSQLLIQ
- a CDS encoding Gfo/Idh/MocA family protein, giving the protein MQNEKRKGIGRRKFLKDTIKTAAGTAIALHLPSIVPASVFGKNAPSNRINVAAIGTGRISRGHDMPGVWKHDYAQIMAVCDLDLKRATEGKKLVNDYYTKRDNKPYDGVKLYTDFRELLLNKDIDAVLISTPDHTHAMIGAAAARAGKHIYMQKPASLTIAEGRIISNVVQKSGVKFQIGSQQRSSDQFRYAAELVRNGRIGELKTVYVGLPGDPPGGKKDEMPLPANFNYDMWLASTPDVYYTEDRVHPQNGYGRPGWLRCEQFGAGMITGWGAHHIDSAHWGMGMEASGPTEIWTQHVEFAKDGLWDVHGIFKTGAKYASGVTMMVSNEFPNGIKFEGTKGWIFVSRGDYQATSSDPNAGTVQAKKIDASDPKLLTSVIGENEFHFTVSNDHHGNWLEAIRDNKKTIAPVEEAHRACSACLLHHISMKLKRKLYWDPAKEQFKNDAEANGMLSRPQRKGYEVI
- a CDS encoding Gfo/Idh/MocA family protein, with the protein product MSSNKSGRRKFLQDATKASGLMLFAPMAGKFKSIQSTEKKKELVIPPGKIKFAVISINHPHIYGMTDAIKRGGGELVAVYAKEADLLAAFSKAYPEAKLAKNENEILEDPSIHLVLSSGIPDERAPLGIRVMKHGKDYLTDKPGIITLQQLAEVKKVQKETKRIYSIMYSERLENKGTEKASQLVKAGAIGKIIQTINLAPHRISNKFGTSGLAVRPDWFWDKKRYGGILTDIGSHQFDQYLHFTNTTEATVLMSQVGNVHFPEAPLFEDFGDVMLSGNGGVGYIRVDWFTPNGLDSWGDGRLTILGTDGYIEVRKNIDILSGNKGGNQLYLVNQKETIHMDCNNEALPFGPLFVDDVVNRTETAMSQAHCFLATELALIAQKKAKVMNLKK
- a CDS encoding glycoside hydrolase family 43 protein — encoded protein: MKKFLLTLSFAIVMFFTNAQTFNNPILAGFYPDPSICRVGNDYYVTTSTFAYFPGLPIFHSTDLVNWKQIGNAMDREEQLDQTNAGVSRGLFAPTIRYHKGTFYILCTLIDKKGNFIITAKDPKGPWSNPIWLPQVRGIDPSIDFVDDKAYVVYNNDAPDNKPLYNGHRTIRMYEFDIDAMKVVGEEILLVNGGTDLSKKPIWIEAPHIFKKDDWYYLICAEGGTGYNHTEVVFRSKSVKGPYVSYEKNPILTQKHLDKKRPNPITTTGHADFVETPDGKWYAVFLACRPYNDDFYTTGRETFLLPVEWKDGWPHILEGEATVPYTLPVPMPAITKKVNNPFGGNVTFRDDFKNDQFDFRYLFLRNPEKDVYSLTAKKGSLQLALRPQTATERKSPSFLGYRQNNLKGYASTCINFTAASEKEKAGMLIFQSENFYYFLCKSVENGEPVVQLFKSPARGKTEAELLASQKLNSSKELFLKIEARADTYAFFFGEKKNQWKLLKEGVDGSFLTTKVAGGFVGSLFALYGTSNGAPTSSVALYDWFEYKGDDDAFKK